The Oxalobacteraceae bacterium OTU3CINTB1 genome includes a window with the following:
- a CDS encoding DUF4981 domain-containing protein, whose product MKLRLSVHACMLALASLSMGAAHAAPPTEWEQPEVVAVNREPMKATFFNFESREQAIAADPAASKYYLSLDGTWSFAYSERPETRPKDFYRDGFDLAGWKTIQVPGMIQAQGFGKPIFTNIDYPFPMAEPFIPPALNEVGSYRRDFVVPADWDGRDVFLHIGAAGAAYYIWVNGEKVGYSEDSKLPSEFNLSKYVKPGKNSIAIEVYRWADASYLEDQDFWRLSGIERSVYVYAEPKSRLRDYTVTALLDKKTYKDGLFALNAELAGAPSAGEIAVTVYDGDKAVLNTAGRVQGDKLALDGVIRNVRPWSAETPNLYRLVVEYKDADGKLLSATSRRIGFRTVEVAGGEVRVNGKRVMIKGTNRHEHDPVTYRVMSMDLMRKDIEMMKQANVNAVRTSHYPNDPRWYDLTDEYGLYVMDEANIESHGYMQAGDQAMEKGLVGEREKIQLGYKPHWKAAHLDRVSRMVQRDRNHPSIIFWSLGNEAGTGPNFDNAAQWIRDNDPTRLISYLGHGTIGEEHLPNTYTDIYAPMYDDIEKMADYAADPRYKQPMIQCEYAHAMGNSLGNFEDYWQVIRANKKLQGGFIWDWVDQTVYMNDDKGRRFWASGFDVNPKNGDNSVVGDGVLRADRTPDPEYYEVQKVYSPLVFEGKPASGNITVVNRYDFKDTSGLDFDWVLTNDGVEAAKGVLKVPAVAAAGKRDVPLRLPRIGNGGGEQVLTVRAKAKDASTMGVAAGSVVGWSQFVLAPAPKVAKAARMVKPSRNGDDVRIEAGKASLRMDAKTGLINYIVDGKILLKGGTPNFWRGLNDNDEGTGVEKTHKVWKTFTEQRNVRSVEAGANSVKVLYSFGAGAAHWETVYTLNADGVLGVASTFTPLRDDLPDPLRLGLRFDNDNSLDGVRWYGRGPQESYADRSTGYAIGRYTGKVADQYYDYSRPQESGNKTDVRWLSLFDARGAGITVRGAAPLSVNALAFPYEDLYLRPRGTWKSSEIAPHGDGSLLIDMAQAGVGGDTGWSLDGRPHAKYRVKLQPASYSFTVAPAAVRQ is encoded by the coding sequence ATGAAACTCCGCCTTTCCGTCCACGCATGCATGCTGGCGCTGGCCAGCTTGTCCATGGGAGCGGCCCACGCGGCGCCGCCCACCGAGTGGGAACAGCCCGAAGTGGTCGCCGTCAATCGCGAGCCGATGAAGGCGACCTTCTTCAATTTCGAGAGCCGGGAACAGGCGATCGCCGCCGATCCAGCCGCGTCCAAATACTATCTGTCGCTCGACGGCACCTGGTCGTTCGCCTACTCCGAGCGGCCCGAGACGCGGCCCAAGGACTTCTATCGCGACGGCTTCGACCTCGCCGGCTGGAAGACGATCCAGGTGCCCGGCATGATCCAGGCGCAAGGCTTCGGCAAGCCGATCTTCACCAATATCGATTATCCGTTCCCGATGGCCGAGCCGTTCATTCCGCCGGCGCTCAACGAGGTCGGCTCCTACCGCCGCGATTTCGTGGTGCCGGCCGACTGGGACGGGCGCGATGTCTTCCTGCATATCGGCGCGGCCGGCGCGGCCTATTACATCTGGGTCAACGGCGAAAAAGTCGGCTATTCGGAGGATTCCAAGCTGCCGTCGGAATTTAATCTGAGCAAATACGTCAAGCCGGGCAAGAACAGCATCGCGATCGAGGTCTACCGCTGGGCCGACGCTTCCTACCTGGAGGACCAGGACTTCTGGCGCCTGTCCGGCATCGAGCGCAGCGTCTATGTGTACGCGGAGCCGAAGTCGCGCCTGCGCGACTACACGGTCACCGCGCTGCTGGACAAGAAGACCTACAAGGACGGCCTGTTCGCGCTGAACGCCGAGCTGGCCGGCGCGCCATCGGCCGGCGAGATCGCGGTCACCGTGTACGACGGCGACAAGGCTGTGCTCAACACCGCCGGCCGCGTGCAGGGCGACAAGCTGGCGCTGGACGGCGTGATCCGCAACGTCAGGCCGTGGTCGGCCGAGACGCCCAACCTGTACCGCCTGGTCGTCGAGTACAAGGACGCGGACGGCAAACTGCTGTCGGCAACGTCGCGCCGGATCGGCTTCCGCACGGTGGAGGTGGCCGGCGGCGAAGTGCGCGTGAACGGCAAGCGCGTGATGATCAAGGGTACCAACCGCCACGAGCACGATCCGGTGACCTACCGCGTGATGTCGATGGACCTGATGCGCAAGGACATCGAGATGATGAAGCAGGCCAACGTCAACGCCGTGCGCACCTCCCATTATCCTAACGATCCGCGCTGGTACGACCTGACCGACGAGTACGGCCTGTACGTGATGGACGAGGCCAACATCGAATCGCACGGCTATATGCAGGCCGGCGACCAGGCCATGGAAAAAGGCCTGGTGGGCGAGCGCGAGAAGATCCAGCTCGGCTACAAGCCGCACTGGAAGGCGGCCCACCTGGACCGCGTCTCGCGCATGGTCCAGCGCGACAGGAACCATCCGTCGATCATCTTCTGGTCGCTGGGCAACGAGGCCGGCACCGGTCCCAACTTCGACAACGCCGCCCAGTGGATACGCGACAACGACCCGACCCGCCTGATCAGCTACCTGGGCCACGGCACCATCGGCGAGGAGCACCTGCCGAATACGTACACGGACATCTACGCACCGATGTACGACGATATCGAGAAGATGGCCGACTATGCGGCCGATCCGCGCTACAAGCAGCCGATGATCCAGTGCGAATACGCGCACGCGATGGGCAATTCGTTGGGCAACTTCGAGGATTACTGGCAGGTCATCCGCGCCAACAAGAAGCTGCAGGGCGGCTTCATCTGGGACTGGGTCGACCAAACTGTTTACATGAACGACGACAAGGGCCGCCGCTTCTGGGCTTCGGGCTTCGACGTCAACCCGAAAAACGGCGACAACAGCGTGGTCGGCGACGGCGTCTTGCGCGCCGACCGCACGCCCGATCCGGAATACTACGAGGTGCAGAAGGTGTATTCGCCGCTGGTGTTCGAGGGCAAGCCTGCCTCCGGCAACATCACGGTGGTCAACCGCTACGACTTCAAGGACACTTCCGGCCTCGATTTCGACTGGGTGCTGACCAATGACGGCGTCGAGGCGGCCAAGGGCGTGCTGAAGGTGCCGGCGGTGGCCGCCGCCGGCAAGCGCGATGTTCCACTGCGCTTGCCCCGGATCGGCAACGGCGGCGGCGAGCAGGTGCTGACGGTGCGCGCCAAGGCCAAGGACGCTTCCACCATGGGCGTGGCCGCCGGCAGTGTGGTCGGCTGGTCGCAGTTCGTGCTGGCGCCGGCGCCGAAGGTGGCGAAGGCGGCGCGCATGGTCAAGCCATCCCGCAACGGCGACGATGTTCGTATCGAGGCGGGCAAGGCCTCGCTGCGGATGGACGCCAAGACCGGCCTGATCAACTACATCGTCGACGGCAAGATCCTGCTCAAGGGCGGCACGCCGAATTTCTGGCGCGGCCTGAACGACAACGACGAGGGCACCGGTGTCGAGAAGACGCACAAGGTCTGGAAGACCTTCACCGAGCAGCGCAACGTCCGCTCGGTGGAGGCGGGGGCCAACAGCGTCAAGGTGCTGTACAGCTTTGGCGCCGGCGCGGCGCACTGGGAAACCGTCTACACCCTGAACGCCGATGGCGTGCTGGGCGTGGCGTCGACCTTCACGCCGCTGCGCGACGACTTGCCCGATCCGCTGCGCCTCGGCCTGCGCTTCGATAACGACAACTCGCTCGACGGCGTGCGCTGGTATGGCCGTGGTCCGCAGGAATCGTACGCCGACCGCAGCACCGGCTATGCCATCGGCCGCTACACCGGCAAGGTGGCGGACCAGTATTACGATTACAGCCGTCCGCAGGAAAGCGGCAACAAGACCGACGTGCGCTGGCTGTCGCTGTTCGACGCGCGCGGCGCCGGGATCACCGTCAGGGGCGCGGCGCCGTTGTCGGTCAACGCGCTGGCCTTCCCGTACGAGGACTTGTACCTGCGTCCGCGCGGCACATGGAAAAGCTCGGAGATCGCGCCGCACGGCGACGGCTCGCTGCTGATCGATATGGCGCAGGCCGGTGTCGGCGGCGATACGGGCTGGAGCCTGGACGGCCGGCCGCACGCCAAGTACCGCGTCAAGCTGCAGCCGGCCAGCTACAGCTTCACCGTGGCGCCGGCGGCGGTGCGGCAGTAA
- the ffh gene encoding signal recognition particle protein, which yields MLDNLTQRLAKVVKTMRGEARLTEANTAEMLREVRMALLEADVALPAVREFIARVKEKALGEEVISSLTPGQALVGVVQRELATLMGADLGPEATQLSFAQQPPAIILMAGLQGVGKTTTVGKLAKYLKEEKKKKVLTVSADVYRPAAIAQLQSVTAQVGADFFPSTAQDKPVDIALAALDWAKKHYHDVLIIDTAGRLGIDEAMMTEIAAVHAAVKPIETLFVVDAMLGQDAINTAKAFNDALPLTGIVLTKLDGDSRGGAALSVRHITGKPIKFAGVSEKLDGLEPFDPARMANRVLGMGDIMALVEEARKGVDSKAAADLAQKMKVGGKFDMNDFKAQLGQMKKMGGMASLVDKLPAQFQQAAGGANMDQADKQVRRMVGIIDSMTPQERAKPELIKATRKRRIAAGAGVQVQEVNRMLTQFEQMQSMMKKLSGGGMMKMMRSMKGMMPGMR from the coding sequence ATGCTAGATAATCTTACCCAACGCCTTGCCAAGGTCGTCAAAACGATGCGCGGCGAGGCCCGCCTGACCGAAGCCAACACCGCCGAGATGCTGCGCGAAGTGCGCATGGCGCTGCTCGAGGCCGACGTCGCCCTGCCGGCCGTGCGCGAATTCATCGCCCGGGTCAAGGAAAAAGCCCTGGGCGAGGAAGTGATCTCGTCGCTCACGCCGGGCCAGGCGCTGGTCGGCGTGGTGCAGCGCGAGCTGGCCACCTTGATGGGCGCCGACCTCGGCCCGGAGGCCACGCAGCTGAGCTTCGCCCAGCAGCCGCCGGCGATCATCCTGATGGCCGGTCTGCAGGGTGTCGGTAAAACCACCACCGTCGGCAAGCTGGCCAAATACCTGAAGGAAGAAAAGAAGAAGAAGGTGCTGACGGTGTCGGCCGACGTCTACCGTCCGGCCGCGATCGCCCAGCTGCAATCGGTCACCGCGCAGGTCGGCGCCGACTTCTTCCCGTCCACCGCGCAGGACAAGCCGGTCGACATCGCGCTCGCCGCGCTCGACTGGGCCAAGAAGCACTACCACGACGTGCTGATCATCGACACCGCCGGCCGCCTGGGCATCGACGAGGCGATGATGACCGAGATCGCCGCCGTGCACGCGGCCGTCAAGCCGATCGAAACCCTGTTCGTGGTCGACGCCATGCTCGGCCAGGACGCCATCAACACCGCCAAGGCCTTCAACGACGCGCTGCCGCTGACCGGCATCGTGCTGACCAAGCTGGACGGCGATTCGCGCGGCGGCGCGGCGCTGTCGGTGCGCCACATCACCGGCAAGCCGATCAAGTTTGCCGGCGTGTCCGAAAAACTCGACGGCCTCGAGCCGTTCGACCCGGCCCGCATGGCCAACCGCGTGCTGGGCATGGGCGACATCATGGCGCTGGTCGAAGAGGCGCGCAAAGGCGTCGACAGCAAGGCGGCGGCCGACCTGGCGCAGAAGATGAAGGTCGGCGGCAAGTTCGACATGAACGACTTCAAGGCGCAACTGGGCCAGATGAAGAAAATGGGCGGCATGGCCAGCCTGGTCGACAAGCTGCCGGCGCAGTTCCAGCAGGCCGCCGGCGGCGCCAACATGGACCAGGCCGACAAGCAGGTGCGGCGCATGGTCGGCATCATCGATTCGATGACGCCGCAGGAACGGGCCAAGCCGGAACTGATCAAGGCCACCCGCAAGCGCCGCATCGCCGCCGGCGCCGGCGTGCAAGTGCAGGAAGTGAACCGCATGCTGACCCAGTTCGAGCAGATGCAATCGATGATGAAAAAGCTCTCCGGCGGCGGCATGATGAAGATGATGCGCTCGATGAAGGGCATGATGCCGGGCATGCGCTAG
- a CDS encoding LacI family DNA-binding transcriptional regulator, whose product MTVSRVMNGNSHVSDATRDKVTAAIASLNYQVNFAARAARVGTLGVGLLYSNPSSAYMSAFLVGAMDQCSQSGGQLILERCDDLRSQRSAIARLIANGADGILVPPPLCDSKSALKQLDQIGMPTVAIATGRPVAGVSAVRIDDYEGAMAMMRYLLGRGHKDIAFIQGDPLHTPALLRYKAYQDAMAEAGLAVLPERVAPGLFTYRSGLTAARQLLSHKSRPRAIFAANDDMAAAVVAVAHGLHLQVPEDLVVCGFDDTPVATTVWPELTTIHQPISDMARAAVDLLIDQIRRRRAGDPAPVQHKLLPFTLITRESSDASLAGT is encoded by the coding sequence ATGACGGTGTCGCGGGTGATGAATGGCAACTCGCACGTCTCCGACGCCACGCGCGACAAGGTGACGGCGGCGATCGCGTCCCTGAACTACCAGGTCAACTTCGCCGCCCGCGCGGCCCGCGTGGGCACCCTGGGCGTCGGCCTGCTCTACAGCAACCCCAGCTCGGCCTACATGAGCGCCTTCCTGGTCGGCGCGATGGACCAGTGCAGCCAGAGCGGCGGCCAGTTGATTTTGGAGCGTTGCGACGACCTGCGCAGCCAGCGCAGCGCCATCGCCCGCCTGATCGCCAACGGCGCCGACGGCATCCTGGTGCCGCCGCCGTTGTGCGATTCCAAGTCCGCGTTGAAGCAGCTCGACCAGATCGGCATGCCGACCGTGGCGATCGCCACCGGCCGTCCCGTGGCCGGGGTGTCGGCCGTGCGCATCGACGATTACGAAGGCGCGATGGCGATGATGCGCTACCTGCTTGGGCGCGGCCACAAGGACATCGCCTTCATCCAGGGCGATCCGCTGCACACGCCGGCGCTGCTGCGCTACAAGGCCTACCAAGACGCGATGGCCGAAGCCGGCCTGGCCGTGCTGCCGGAGCGCGTCGCGCCCGGCCTGTTCACTTACCGTTCGGGCCTGACGGCCGCGCGCCAGCTGCTGTCGCACAAGAGCCGTCCGCGCGCGATCTTCGCCGCCAACGACGACATGGCCGCCGCCGTGGTGGCGGTGGCGCACGGCTTGCACCTGCAGGTGCCGGAGGACCTGGTGGTATGCGGCTTCGACGACACGCCGGTCGCCACCACGGTGTGGCCGGAGCTGACCACGATCCACCAGCCGATCAGCGACATGGCGCGCGCCGCCGTCGACCTGCTGATCGACCAGATCCGCCGCCGCCGCGCCGGCGACCCCGCCCCGGTGCAGCACAAGCTGCTGCCGTTCACGCTGATCACACGCGAATCGTCCGACGCCTCCCTGGCCGGCACCTGA
- a CDS encoding SWIB/MDM2 domain-containing protein produces MATAKKTPAAAPAKKAAAAKPAAAKKAAPAKEAAAKPAAVKKAAAPAAARKPNAAFMKAMTPSTVLAAVVGAEPLPRTEVTKKVWDYIKKLDLQDPANRRMINADDKLKAVFGGKAQVSMFEMTKLISDHLK; encoded by the coding sequence ATGGCAACAGCCAAAAAAACCCCAGCAGCAGCACCAGCTAAGAAGGCCGCGGCCGCGAAACCGGCAGCCGCGAAAAAAGCAGCACCAGCAAAAGAAGCAGCAGCCAAACCAGCCGCCGTGAAAAAAGCCGCGGCCCCGGCCGCCGCGCGCAAACCGAACGCCGCTTTCATGAAAGCGATGACCCCATCGACCGTGCTCGCAGCCGTCGTGGGCGCCGAGCCGCTGCCACGTACCGAAGTGACCAAAAAAGTCTGGGATTACATCAAAAAGCTCGACCTGCAAGATCCGGCCAACCGCCGCATGATCAACGCCGACGACAAGCTGAAAGCTGTATTCGGCGGCAAAGCCCAAGTGTCCATGTTCGAAATGACCAAGCTCATTTCCGACCACCTGAAATAA